From one Anaeromyxobacter diazotrophicus genomic stretch:
- a CDS encoding glutathione S-transferase family protein, with protein MLELVIGNKNYSSWSMRAWLALELTGAPYREILVALDRPDTAERIRAHSPAGRVPVLRDGELTVWDSLAICEYLAEKFPSAELWPAAPARRAVARAAAAEMHAGFQALRAGMPMNLGLHRPTPPSAEVAADLARIRALWRELLAAPRQGEYLFGRFGIADAFFAPVVGRCRTYGVALDGPEAGYAEEVWRHPAVAKWVAGASQESQAIPKYDLK; from the coding sequence GTGCTCGAGCTCGTCATCGGAAACAAGAACTACTCGTCCTGGTCGATGCGGGCGTGGCTCGCGCTCGAGCTGACGGGCGCGCCGTACCGGGAGATCCTGGTCGCGCTCGATCGTCCCGACACGGCGGAGCGCATCCGCGCCCACTCGCCGGCGGGCCGCGTCCCGGTGCTGCGCGACGGGGAGCTCACGGTCTGGGACTCGCTCGCCATCTGCGAGTACCTGGCGGAGAAGTTCCCCTCGGCGGAGCTGTGGCCGGCGGCGCCGGCCCGGCGGGCGGTGGCGCGGGCGGCGGCGGCCGAGATGCACGCGGGCTTCCAGGCCCTGCGCGCCGGGATGCCGATGAACCTCGGGCTTCACCGGCCGACCCCGCCCTCGGCCGAGGTCGCGGCCGACCTCGCGAGGATCCGCGCCCTCTGGCGCGAGCTGCTCGCCGCGCCGCGCCAGGGCGAGTACCTGTTCGGCCGCTTCGGCATCGCGGACGCGTTCTTCGCCCCGGTGGTCGGGCGCTGCCGCACCTACGGCGTCGCGCTCGACGGGCCGGAGGCCGGCTACGCGGAGGAGGTGTGGCGCCACCCGGCGGTGGCGAAGTGGGTCGCGGGAGCGAGCCAGGAGTCGCAGGCGATCCCGAAGTACGACCTCAAGTGA